The Streptomyces sp. NBC_01197 genome window below encodes:
- a CDS encoding NADPH-dependent F420 reductase, giving the protein MKIGVIGTGPIGTTLARRFSAGGHDVAVANSRGPETIDAETLEFGAHAVTAANAAQGKDVIVLSIPFGRIPAVAPLFASVPDQTVVIDTSNYFPHRDGAIEAVDNGQVESLWVTEQLGRPVVKAWNAVLSQTLEVMDAPAGTPDRIALPVAADSEEARRVGMRLVDESGFDPFDAGTLADSWRQQPMMPVYCTELDLKDLEKALNAADRDAAPHVRDRMLERVLEFTSTPTREQLLELNRSVHR; this is encoded by the coding sequence GTGAAAATTGGGGTTATTGGAACTGGGCCGATCGGGACGACACTGGCGCGCAGGTTCAGCGCCGGCGGACACGACGTCGCGGTCGCCAACTCTCGGGGACCCGAGACGATCGATGCCGAGACACTGGAATTCGGGGCGCATGCGGTGACCGCGGCCAACGCCGCTCAGGGCAAGGACGTCATCGTTCTGTCCATCCCGTTCGGGCGAATCCCGGCGGTGGCTCCGCTGTTCGCCTCCGTACCCGACCAGACCGTAGTCATCGACACCTCCAACTACTTTCCCCACCGGGATGGCGCCATCGAGGCGGTGGACAACGGCCAAGTGGAAAGCCTGTGGGTCACCGAGCAGCTGGGGCGGCCCGTGGTCAAGGCGTGGAACGCCGTACTGTCACAAACGCTCGAGGTCATGGACGCTCCCGCGGGCACCCCGGACCGCATCGCACTGCCGGTCGCGGCAGACTCCGAAGAGGCGCGGCGTGTGGGCATGCGCCTGGTGGACGAATCCGGATTCGACCCCTTCGACGCCGGTACTCTGGCCGACTCCTGGCGCCAGCAGCCGATGATGCCCGTCTACTGCACCGAACTGGACTTGAAGGACCTGGAGAAGGCCCTCAACGCGGCCGACCGGGACGCGGCCCCGCACGTCCGGGACCGCATGCTGGAGCGCGTCCTCGAGTTCACCTCCACGCCCACGCGGGAGCAGCTCCTCGAGCTGAACCGCTCCGTCCACCGTTGA
- a CDS encoding SpoIIE family protein phosphatase, translated as MRSSPWRGDAWPSVFGEIATVVIDAQGTVLCWSRAAEELLERTAAEVCGKPAEDLLADTSEWCCRDEAEETGIPHAGRALLRHRSGDVVEVAFQVSPLPASSLLVLAAPARRVIDWEQGAALLRALFAQDQIGIGIHDSDLTVVRTNITPDMFGGIGLSIGGRLADVMSPQDAEGAEAALRRVLDTGVPLVRHEQWMGSPQIPGGRWSALSAFRLDDAQGRASGVAALCTDVTGQQRPRRELELRYQASVQIGASLDVKHTAQDLVDVLVPAFGDLAYAALAEAVLEGEEPPKIRGGGELHLRMASVASASGPWPAALIQPGEVFPPWPDHPVVRGYQRGEAVILDRASYVDAFGTPEILGRFVPEGGHSVVCAALFTRGLLLGSIDVWRTEQREPFDQQDAELLAEIASRAALSVDNARRYTREHRAAVALQQRLLPQATTDSLAADTAGVYLPAGGGAEIGGDWFDVISLPSLRCAFVVGDVIGHGLPSTATMGRLRAAIQTLADLELDPTELLTHLDDLVSRLATEAGPEQQDTIGATCLYALYDPVTGCCTLASAGHPPPILLRPDGTARVLEELSPGPPLGVGGMPFETTTIDLAPGSILALYTDGLIARADHDVDAGQRYLTERLAAHYRPDGPLQETGRALLAEAADSPSRDDIALLLARTRVLPPQATAAWEFQADPAVVTDAREATLQQLAAWGMDDLAFTTELVVSELVTNAIRYAGGPIGLRLIHDVTTLICEVTDPSNTQPRLRRARWADESGRGLFLIAQLTSRWGSRYDQSGKTIWAEQLLPLATAT; from the coding sequence ATGCGGTCCTCACCCTGGCGCGGAGACGCCTGGCCGTCCGTGTTCGGCGAGATCGCGACGGTCGTGATCGACGCTCAAGGCACTGTGCTGTGCTGGTCCCGCGCGGCCGAGGAACTGCTGGAACGGACGGCGGCGGAAGTCTGCGGGAAGCCGGCCGAGGACCTGCTCGCCGACACCTCCGAGTGGTGTTGCCGGGATGAGGCCGAGGAGACCGGGATTCCGCACGCGGGGCGGGCACTGCTGCGGCACCGCTCCGGTGACGTAGTCGAGGTCGCCTTCCAGGTATCGCCGCTGCCGGCCTCCTCGCTTCTCGTCCTGGCCGCCCCCGCCCGCCGCGTGATCGACTGGGAGCAGGGTGCAGCCTTGCTGCGTGCGCTATTCGCTCAGGACCAAATCGGGATCGGCATCCATGACTCGGACCTGACCGTCGTGCGGACCAACATCACACCCGACATGTTCGGCGGCATCGGTCTGTCCATCGGCGGCCGTCTGGCGGACGTGATGTCCCCGCAGGACGCCGAGGGCGCCGAGGCGGCACTGCGCCGGGTACTCGATACGGGTGTGCCGCTGGTCAGGCACGAGCAGTGGATGGGCTCGCCGCAGATTCCCGGGGGGCGGTGGTCCGCGCTGTCCGCATTCCGGCTGGATGATGCCCAGGGACGCGCTAGTGGGGTGGCCGCGCTCTGCACAGATGTCACCGGGCAGCAGCGGCCCCGCCGCGAGCTGGAGCTGCGATATCAGGCCTCGGTCCAGATCGGCGCTTCCCTCGACGTCAAGCACACGGCCCAGGACCTAGTGGATGTCCTCGTTCCGGCCTTCGGGGACTTGGCCTATGCGGCTCTGGCAGAGGCCGTGCTCGAAGGCGAGGAGCCCCCCAAGATCCGTGGCGGAGGAGAATTGCACCTGCGCATGGCCTCGGTGGCTTCGGCCTCCGGTCCCTGGCCGGCCGCGCTCATTCAGCCCGGTGAGGTATTTCCCCCATGGCCGGACCACCCTGTGGTGCGCGGCTACCAGCGCGGCGAGGCCGTCATCCTTGACCGGGCGAGCTATGTCGATGCATTCGGTACCCCGGAAATTCTCGGCAGGTTCGTCCCCGAGGGTGGGCACTCGGTTGTTTGCGCCGCTCTGTTCACGCGCGGCCTGCTGCTCGGCTCCATCGACGTCTGGCGCACCGAGCAGCGCGAACCCTTCGACCAGCAGGACGCGGAGCTGCTGGCCGAGATCGCCTCCCGGGCGGCGCTGAGCGTGGACAACGCCCGCCGCTACACCCGCGAACACCGAGCGGCCGTCGCCCTCCAGCAGCGCCTGCTCCCGCAGGCCACCACCGACTCCCTGGCGGCGGACACCGCGGGGGTGTACCTGCCCGCCGGGGGCGGCGCCGAGATCGGCGGCGACTGGTTCGACGTGATCTCGCTGCCCTCATTGAGATGCGCCTTCGTCGTCGGCGACGTTATCGGCCACGGCCTGCCCTCCACTGCCACCATGGGCCGGCTGCGTGCCGCTATTCAGACCCTGGCCGATCTGGAGCTCGATCCCACCGAACTACTCACCCACCTGGACGACCTTGTCAGCCGACTTGCCACCGAGGCCGGCCCCGAACAGCAGGACACGATCGGGGCTACGTGTCTGTATGCCCTATACGACCCCGTCACCGGCTGCTGCACCCTGGCCTCCGCCGGTCACCCGCCGCCCATTCTTCTCCGGCCGGACGGCACCGCCCGCGTCCTTGAGGAGCTCTCCCCGGGGCCACCGCTGGGAGTTGGTGGCATGCCCTTCGAAACCACCACGATCGACTTGGCCCCCGGCAGCATCCTCGCCCTGTACACAGACGGGCTGATCGCACGAGCCGATCACGACGTGGACGCCGGTCAGCGGTACCTGACCGAACGCCTGGCAGCGCACTACCGCCCAGACGGCCCCCTGCAGGAGACCGGCCGCGCTCTGCTCGCCGAAGCCGCCGACAGTCCGTCACGCGACGACATCGCCCTGCTCCTGGCCCGCACCCGCGTCCTGCCGCCGCAGGCCACCGCCGCCTGGGAGTTCCAGGCCGACCCCGCCGTCGTCACCGATGCCCGCGAGGCCACCCTCCAGCAGCTCGCCGCCTGGGGGATGGACGACCTGGCCTTCACCACCGAACTGGTGGTCAGTGAACTGGTCACCAACGCCATCCGTTACGCCGGCGGCCCCATCGGCCTGCGCCTGATCCACGACGTCACCACGCTCATCTGCGAGGTCACTGACCCCAGCAATACCCAGCCCCGCCTGCGCCGGGCCCGCTGGGCCGACGAGAGTGGCCGTGGCCTGTTCCTCATCGCCCAACTCACCTCGCGTTGGGGCAGCCGCTACGACCAATCCGGCAAGACCATCTGGGCGGAGCAGCTCTTGCCGCTCGCCACCGCGACGTAG
- the istA gene encoding IS21 family transposase, whose translation MVLDPHRWLELRRFRGLYESGAMSLREIAKETGLNRRTVTKYLSGEAPVAPPKRTAEGRQQRRAVDEVAPLIDAMLRSEILLKASVIHERLASEYGVTINYQRVKIYLQEARPRIAEDLGISPGELAGLHRRFEVVPGAQAQCDWGDEGKILAHVGIPKVYSFHMTLSYSRDPFCCFTTSQDLASFFDCHRQAFAHFGGVPMTIVYDRTKTVVRRHVAPGEAVPLHPEAVAFAGHYDFDIDVLAAYRPTGKGRVERQVLIVRDHVLSGRAFSSIQEMNAAFAAWVPLRRAKVHGTHGEVIGHRAVRDHVALRPPPPTPYVVAQRHLRHVGKDCLVAFDANLYSVPARKVRPRQLVEVRATKSQISLHSTVPDASGGTLLAVHPRAVGRGARVVDEKHWDGLPKGDNRRVTTGDVVPRPRHDQPLGLEAGPLQALLNRAAAASVEVGRRPLSVYDELTGTRPFSTHRATKERS comes from the coding sequence GTGGTCTTGGACCCGCATCGCTGGCTGGAGTTGAGGCGGTTTCGCGGTCTGTACGAGTCCGGTGCGATGAGCCTGCGGGAGATCGCGAAGGAGACCGGGCTGAACCGTCGCACGGTCACGAAATACTTGTCGGGCGAGGCTCCCGTCGCGCCGCCGAAGCGCACGGCCGAGGGCCGACAGCAGCGACGGGCGGTCGACGAGGTGGCGCCGCTGATCGACGCGATGCTCAGGTCAGAGATCCTTTTGAAGGCATCGGTGATCCACGAGCGTCTGGCGTCGGAGTACGGGGTCACCATCAATTACCAGCGGGTCAAGATCTATCTTCAGGAGGCCCGGCCCCGGATTGCCGAGGATCTCGGTATTAGTCCGGGTGAACTGGCGGGTCTGCATCGCCGGTTCGAGGTAGTCCCGGGCGCCCAGGCCCAGTGCGACTGGGGCGATGAGGGCAAGATCCTCGCCCACGTGGGGATCCCGAAGGTCTACTCGTTCCATATGACTCTGTCGTACTCGCGTGATCCGTTCTGCTGCTTCACCACCAGCCAGGATCTGGCGAGCTTCTTCGATTGCCATCGGCAGGCGTTCGCGCACTTCGGCGGGGTGCCGATGACGATCGTCTACGACCGCACCAAGACCGTCGTGCGCCGGCACGTCGCACCGGGCGAGGCGGTCCCGCTGCACCCGGAAGCGGTCGCGTTCGCCGGGCACTACGACTTCGATATCGATGTCCTGGCCGCCTATCGGCCGACAGGGAAGGGCCGGGTCGAACGGCAAGTGCTGATCGTCCGAGACCACGTGCTGTCCGGACGGGCCTTCTCCTCGATCCAGGAGATGAATGCCGCCTTCGCCGCCTGGGTGCCGCTGCGGAGGGCGAAGGTGCACGGCACCCACGGCGAGGTCATCGGGCACCGGGCCGTGCGCGATCATGTGGCCCTGCGGCCGCCGCCGCCGACTCCGTATGTGGTCGCCCAGCGGCATCTGCGGCACGTCGGCAAGGACTGCCTGGTCGCCTTCGACGCGAACCTCTACTCGGTGCCAGCCCGCAAGGTCCGCCCCCGTCAACTGGTCGAGGTCCGGGCCACGAAGTCGCAGATCAGCCTGCACTCCACCGTCCCCGACGCCAGCGGCGGGACCCTCTTGGCTGTCCATCCGCGGGCAGTCGGCCGCGGCGCGCGTGTCGTCGACGAGAAGCACTGGGACGGCCTGCCCAAGGGCGACAACCGGCGCGTCACCACCGGCGACGTGGTCCCCCGGCCTCGCCATGACCAGCCACTGGGCCTCGAAGCCGGCCCGCTGCAAGCCCTGTTGAACCGGGCCGCAGCCGCCAGCGTCGAAGTTGGCCGCCGCCCGCTGTCCGTCTATGACGAACTGACCGGCACCCGCCCCTTCTCCACCCACCGCGCGACGAAGGAACGCTCTTGA